Proteins encoded within one genomic window of Scheffersomyces stipitis CBS 6054 chromosome 3, complete sequence:
- a CDS encoding predicted protein: MARTLPLVSSKEVEKHNSKKSCWVTLYDRKVYDVTNFLNEHPAGGDLILPYAGKDVTKIMADSVSHEHSESAYEMLDDGMLVGYLATAAEENDLLNNKNKTAVEVKLSNSEDSDIYEFHDKLPAAEKMSIQTDYDDDIKKHKFLDLNKPLLMQVLFGGFSKDFYLDQVHRPRHYGKGSAPLFGNFLEPLSLTPWWLVPTVWLPPNLYLFYLGFTNQSKVIALSLWVMGLFVWTFVEYCLHRFLFHLDHYLPDHPAALALHFLLHGIHHYLPMDGYRLVLPPTLFVFLAYPFYRLVFGIFPFYMACSGFAGGTLGYIMYDVTHYVLHHTNLPSYLQELKTYHLEHHYKNYELGFGVTSKFWDVIFETEITSTFQKRN; this comes from the coding sequence ATGGCCAGAACTTTACCCCTtgtttcttccaaagaagttgagaaacaCAATAGCAAGAAAAGCTGCTGGGTTACCTTATACGACAGAAAGGTGTATGATGTTACtaacttcttgaacgaaCATCCAGCTGGCGGCGATCTCATCTTGCCTTATGCTGGTAAAGACGTGACCAAGATTATGGCTGACTCTGTTTCACATGAACATTCGGAATCTGCCTACGAGATGTTGGATGACGGCATGTTGGTGGGCTACTTGgctactgctgctgaagagaacgatttgttgaacaacaagaataaGACGGCCGTGGAGGTCAAGTTGTCGAATAGTGAAGACTCCGATATCTATGAGTTCCATGACAAGTTGCCTGCTGCTGAGAAGATGTCTATTCAGACGGACTACGACGACGATATCAAGAAAcacaagttcttggacttgaatAAGCCGTTGTTGATGCAGGTTTTGTTTGGAGGTTTTTCCAAGgacttctacttggaccAGGTTCATAGACCCAGGCACTACGGTAAGGGCTCTGCCCCATTGTTTGGCAATTTCTTGGAACCTCTTTCCTTAACTCCATGGTGGCTTGTACCTACGGTATGGTTGCCTCCAAATCTCTATTTGTTCTACTTGGGATTCACAAACCAATCGAAGGTTATTgctctttctctttgggTGATGGGCTTGTTCGTATGGACTTTTGTAGAGTACTGTTTGCATAGATTCTTGTTCCATTTGGACCACTACTTGCCCGACCATCCTGCTGCCTTGGCGTTGCACTTCTTGTTGCATGGAATCCACCACTATTTGCCTATGGATGGATACAGATTGGTTTTGCCTCCAACGTTGTTTGTCTTTTTGGCCTATCCATTCTACAGACTCGTCTTTGGCATATTCCCCTTCTACATGGCTTGTTCGGGCTTTGCTGGTGGCACTTTGGGCTACATCATGTACGACGTCACCCACTACGTGTTGCACCATACAAACTTGCCTTCCTACCTTCAAGAATTAAAGACCTATCACTTGGAGCACCACTACAAGAACTACGAGTTGGGTTTCGGCGTCACCAGTAAGTTCTGGGACGTTATttttgaaacagaaatcaCTTCCACCTTCCAAAAAAGAAACTGA
- a CDS encoding predicted protein, with amino-acid sequence MATRSERNEILNLLENDYRGDLAIHLYSSILLRRINPCFPKTNWSYWPIPFSQVPVPKTTFIYADNCIGNDYFGKDIDADYLDVAERRRRLDKSLILKMSKAWWNSQHKKKIHMKETINDSDPGSDAGVGAEIEYSESEPEFDSAVSHLSSPLPTSTPSMPDVTKVLEDNELPSEFDGDGDGDGDGDGDVFVDASGEFPETQYTQESQDTQETQSQLTQETGREHREYLEDISDNTDEDERVISLKTMPIRKVTFTEKITNSKSDLVNEIASTIESRIHKRIFAMKQSGHLEPYLETKDDIYENVRVKQMSFKLADKIDQVLNNVSSYITHQTQKSPVTWQHILLSALEAEDSSPYRKVDSDLYVDVYDHCEDLFEKIRYNYEFDDEINEDENEDENEEEEHEESLDTSDIITSEGFSVNKYLESLKYLTTGGDGGGPVRYYKDVIQSYGDLREEEAQKKTKLKNIFENRIRNEVRTESISWTSKRKKVPSNVMPIEDDFSNIKTVNFHFLNNGSTALKADSYTLRHYQ; translated from the coding sequence ATGGCCACACGTTCGGAAAGAAACGAGATCTTAAACCTCCTCGAAAATGACTATCGGGGGGATTTGGCGATTCATCTCTATTCCTCAATACTACTTAGAAGAATAAATCCGTGCTTCCCCAAGACCAATTGGAGTTACTGGCCAATTCCGTTCAGCCAAGTGCCTGTTCCAAAGACTACCTTTATATACGCTGACAACTGTATTGGAAATGACtattttggaaaagatatCGATGCTGATTACCTTGACGTggcagaaagaagaagacgtcTCGATAAGTCTCTTatcttgaaaatgtcaaaaGCTTGGTGGAATAGCCAACATAAGAAAAAGATTCATATGAAAGAAACCATAAATGACTCAGATCCAGGCTCAGATGCGGGTGTGGGTGCTGAGATTGAGTATTCTGAGTCTGAGCCTGAATTTGATTCTGCTGTATCTCATCTTCTGAGTCCCCTACCTACATCAACACCTTCAATGCCAGATGTCACAAAAGTATTGGAAGACAACGAGCTTCCGCTGGAATTTGATGGCGATGGCGATGGTGATGGCGATGGTGATGGCGATGTATTTGTAGATGCCAGTGGTGAATTTCCCGAAACTCAATATACCCAAGAGTCACAAGATACTCAGGAAACACAATCTCAACTCACCCAGGAAACTGGTCGAGAACACCGTGAATATTTAGAGGATATAAGTGACAATacagatgaagacgaaagGGTAATTCTGCTAAAAACGATGCCCATTAGGAAAGTCACTTTCACGGAAAAGATCACCAATAGTAAGAGTGACTTGGTGAACGAAATTGCTTCAACCATAGAGTCAAGGATCCATAAACGTATATTTGCGATGAAGCAATCGGGACATCTCGAGCCGTATTTGGAAACCAAAGATGATATATATGAGAATGTTAGAGTGAAGCAGATGAGCTTTAAGCTAGCAGATAAAATCGATCAGGTGTTGAACAACGTACTGAGTTATATCACTCACCAGACTCAGAAAAGTCCTGTTACGTGGCAAcacattcttcttctggcatTGGAGGCGGAAGACTCTTCTCCATACAGAAAAGTGGACTCTGACCTCTATGTGGATGTCTATGACCACTGTGAAGACTTATTCGAAAAGATACGATACAACTATGAATTTGACGATGAGAtaaatgaagatgaaaatgaagatgaaaatgaagaagaggaacaTGAAGAGTCATTGGATACTTCAGATATTATCACATCTGAGGGATTTTCAGTCAACAAGTATCTTGAATCGTTAAAATACCTTACAACAGGAGGCGATGGCGGAGGACCCGTCCGATACTACAAAGATGTTATACAGTCGTATGGTGATCTTCgcgaagaagaagcccAGAAAAAGACCAAGCTTAAGAATATCTTTGAAAACAGAATTAGAAACGAAGTCAGAACAGAAAGCATTTCATGGACATCGAAGAGGAAAAAGGTTCCCTCTAATGTGATGCCCATAGAAGACGACTTCAGCAATATCAAAACTGTCAACTTTcatttcttgaacaacgGATCCACAGCGTTAAAGGCAGATTCGTACACATTGCGGCATTACCAATAA
- the AEF1 gene encoding anion exchange family protein (Anion Exchange Family protein Na+-independent Cl/HCO3 exchanger AE1 and related transporters (SLC4 family)) translates to MGIRRLSNPFSYWGYGIYNDIKSRLPYYKSDFADAFNYRVVPSTTFVFFTNLLPAIAFAQDMFDKTNSAYGVNEVLLSTAIAGVVFGLFSGQPLCIVGVTGPVSIFSYTVYELIQPRGTPYFPFMCWIYLWSMVFHIIIAVGNYIAFLKIISKFSCEVFGFFICIVYIQKGIQILGRQFDAVDLASGYCSVMISLLMVICGVGSFLFGSYLHYFKHWTRKFFVDYGVPLAVVFFTGFIHFGGKLDKTELARLPITKSFQPTYAGSDRSHGWFVHFWPGENIAVADVFLALPFAVLLTFLFYFDHNVSSLMCQSSDYPLTKPSSFHWDFALLGITTGVAGIIGIPAPNGLIPQAPLHTDSLLVHNKHGKVVSVVEQRVTNTAQGLITFVMMTRPFLVVLGLIPQAVLAGLFFVMGLTGLHGNPITNKIRYLFLDSEYVESDPTCPRMFKDIHNIKNKKWFYIYLLLQVIAGLSEFAITCTKGAVGFPGVLMFFAICSKWVWPWIIPKEELEHLDGEVADELIIRNLNIVQIVKESKKHWVDEEKGNYDDINAEEHEMVQIRESESS, encoded by the coding sequence ATGGGAATTCGCCGGCTTTCCAATCCCTTCAGCTATTGGGGCTACGGTATCTACAACGACATCAAGAGCCGGTTGCCGTACTATAAATCGGACTTCGCTGATGCTTTTAACTACAGAGTAGTTCCATCTACGACatttgtatttttcactaaTTTGCTACCAGCCATAGCGTTTGCTCAAGACATGTTTGACAAGACCAACAGTGCATATGGAGTCAATGAGGTATTGCTAAGCACTGCTATAGCAGGTGTAGTGTTTGGGTTGTTCTCTGGGCAGCCTCTCTGTATTGTAGGAGTCACTGGCCCAGTATCGATTTTCAGCTATACGGTCTACGAGCTTATTCAACCAAGGGGGACACCGTATTTCCCGTTCATGTGCTGGATATACCTCTGGTCGATGGTTTTCCACATTATAATAGCTGTAGGCAACTACATTGCCTTTTTAAAAATCATTAGTAAGTTCTCATGTGAGGTTTTTGGCTTCTTCATATGTATCGTATACATCCAGAAGGGGATTCAGATCCTCGGACGACAGTTTGACGCAGTAGATTTGGCCAGTGGCTATTGTTCAGTAATGATTTCGCTTCTTATGGTCATCTGTGGTGTGGGCAGTTTCCTTTTCGGTAGCTACTTGCACTACTTTAAGCACTGGACTAGAAAATTCTTTGTGGACTACGGTGTACCTTTAGCTGTAGTATTTTTCACTGGCTTCATTCATTTTGGTGGAAAGCTCGACAAAACTGAACTTGCGAGATTACCTATCACTAAATCGTTCCAACCTACTTATGCGGGGCTGGATAGATCACACGGCTGGTTTGTTCATTTCTGGCCAGGTGAGAATATTGCTGTAGCAGATGTGTTTCTAGCGCTTCCGTTTGCAGTTCTCTTGACGTTTTTGTTCTACTTTGACCATAACGTCTCGTCTCTAATGTGTCAGCTGAGCGATTATCCTCTTACCAAACCTTCTTCGTTCCATTGGGACTTTGCCTTATTGGGAATAACAACTGGAGTCGCTGGAATCATAGGTATACCTGCTCCGAATGGTCTTATTCCTCAAGCTCCCTTGCACACGGACTCATTGCTTGTTCACAATAAACATGGCAAGGTTGTTTCTGTCGTAGAGCAAAGAGTGACGAACACAGCTCAGGGCTTGATAACATTCGTGATGATGACTAGACCTTTCCTAGTAGTGCTAGGTTTAATTCCACAAGCTGTACTAGCAGGTTTGTTTTTCGTTATGGGCTTGACAGGATTACATGGCAATCCGATaaccaacaagatcagatacttgttcttggacAGCGAGTATGTCGAGTCTGATCCTACATGTCCACGGATGTTCAAAGACATTcacaatatcaagaacaagaagtgGTTCTACATCTACTTGTTGTTGCAGGTTATTGCTGGTTTACTGGAGTTCGCTATAACTTGTACTAAAGGCGCTGTTGGCTTCCCAGGGGTACTTATGTTTTTTGCCATTTGTTCCAAATGGGTATGGCCCTGGATTATTCCAAAGGAGGAATTGGAACATCTAGATGGAGAAGTAGCCGATGAGCTTATCATTCGGAACTTGAATATTGTACAAATAGTGAAGGAAAGCAAAAAGCACTGGGTGGACGAGGAAAAAGGAAACTACGACGATATTAATGCAGAGGAACACGAGATGGTCCAGATACGGGAAAGTGAAAGCAGTTGA
- a CDS encoding predicted protein, producing the protein MSSPNSSFQNYESAVQDIEQEKKMVAALKRLSIGNMMSYDPDLPPMLEDIDSTYKQALFDDQDVAPIPMSKSPPSSSSSSSTTPSPPSDPLPTDASTPSPPHHKQSLRRQQSITRKGSITSRQPHIDPDRNSVATSESADEYYDAEDSDVLDPSSLLWVPANLHPQVNPDSFKNLVKSQVEEIMERKLSRKSSMSRKSSLSSTTREEVATETAVDEEKAKTSPRKSPENKRDSITSQPNRFSNPSLRDLTNELEKLTKMAGMNATDAVTLARTLSSTSLGYTDVEIMAFDEMASPPHTSPQGTSRRIVDLNNSDNNVDDDSDEIGDPDSPTRIHSTSSPPMSPPSKSTLQIQQRLQQKFQMAYNMSESSPSSPQSRSSSNSSRSQLQDFALKRSRRPDYRKHSVSSGSSSQSTVVPVVPVEGSSKVQLNHGRNTDLRHLSGHGEVTGARSSTPPPQVPPKTMKSSSSTLKASSNAQKSSLNAQKLPVRRDSNSRDSQLLFSYRAPVEQAAPSTSVRGGESPYPTSQRSSAQIEKQFSGKYGPTSLSAKKASQAMLGRQDGSKTVDIERQRRHEQKSLMTGSSPYHRSGYPPQQKAHPSGSSTSSSQRPQGMIPQSQPQSHHQHQHRHSPPQQPLRGLQQQPHQSIQQQQQQQPLSSQQQIQQIQQQQYLQQQQQQQQQQQQQYLQQHQHQQQKYPSHSVQQQMPYPQQQQRQQPEQKRTRHHYRSHQGQVDPQLLHRQQNPIQHLQQQLPQQQFSSQQMLHQQQHQSRTPISQQKAQRTLHQPYVVPSQVKSNQLSQNLDMLRSEINEFKESLNKTELPSSSAMRSHNQQPRNIASSPTNEAHDADFSFESTYQDLSYEDSLGIEKQVLEELGKHDGHHRYEARTIAGKEQVPDTDQSKRISPRKSPKKSPNKHHVSPAKTGVSTTPEISPVKKVKSVTTTPDNSKNDSLTPDISPIKAAATSTPLKTSPEKCSVEVSHDEKARDENFIRIEQGSLPLSSQVEKQPTKSPPKRKSSSPVNVERSGIQFGENDESNPFLLDTSKAQTPVTEVLHKSREIEPEIQARNPQRLLDRAAISDSTEEFSPETSPIKKMKKKASFGILPTTNVKNTPTSASSNPTIDTAKDNTKKIKKKKSWGWLRERSASLSSIDAQNLPPLPENKSAPSRSFSNPEIASTDSEDEDMETTPRRTASAGTHTDSSGKENLISKFFKKKKAPASVGNGNRSSASSIRSVESKESGVTVDYESDSDIKLVKKSTGLFKKKSKVKLLEKEREKVKSTLDSLDLDLKRELNSPDMEIDTDSYFAHNKENVTPVEPKAVAMDKEKEKTESVEFHKEESPEIQTIETPALLELENEGLENDEMNEEESKPSTTLEVQEKLKKSIKRTSKANQPIEFTDSAFGFPLPPPSQSTLIMLDYRFPVHVERAIYRLSHLKLANPKRSLREQVLLSNFMYAYLNLVDHTLHMEHMSNGVSLDLEEEDENEENGAQFGDNIIQDGDDEVLPNGEPIHIDLDIVDVENINTSSIEV; encoded by the coding sequence ATGTCGCTGCCCAATAGTTCTTTCCAGAACTACGAGTCGGCTGTTCAAGACATCGAGcaggaaaagaagatggtGGCAGCTTTGAAACGATTGTCTATTGGCAATATGATGAGCTATGATCCTGATTTACCACCGATGTTAGAAGATATCGATTCCACATATAAGCAGGCTCTCTTTGACGATCAAGATGTCGCACCCATACCGATGTCCAAGTCTCCAccgtcttcgtcttcttctctgtcaACGACACCTTCGCCTCCGTCTGATCCTCTACCCACAGATGCTTCCACACCTTCTCCTCCTCATCATAAACAATCTCTTCGTAGGCAGCAGTCCATAACGCGTAAGGGGTCGATAACTTCGAGACAACCGCACATTGATCCTGACCGCAACAGTGTAGCTACTCTGGAAAGTGCCGATGAATACTACGATGCTGAAGACTCAGACGTTCTAGATCCCTCTTCATTACTTTGGGTCCCAGCCAATTTGCATCCTCAGGTTAATCCGGATTCGTTCAAGAACCTAGTGAAGTCGCAAGTAGAAGAGATCATGGAAAGAAAGCTTTCGAGAAAGAGCTCGATGTCACGAAAGAGCTCACTTTCTAGCACTACAAGAGAAGAGGTGGCTACAGAAACTGCAGTTGACGAAGAGAAGGCAAAGACCTCTCCCCGAAAGCTGCCTGAAAACAAACGAGATTCGATCACGTCTCAGCCCAATCGTTTCAGTAATCCTTCTCTCAGAGACTTAACCAATGAGCTTGAGAAGTTGACCAAGATGGCCGGAATGAACGCTACAGATGCCGTGACTTTGGCTCGGACACTTTCATCTACATCTTTGGGATATACAGATGTAGAAATCATGGCATTTGACGAAATGGCATCGCCGCCCCATACTTCCCCTCAGGGAACACTGAGAAGAATCGTAGACCTCAACAACAGTGACAATAATGTAGATGATGATTCTGACGAAATTGGTGATCCAGATTCTCCAACAAGAATCCATAGTACGAGTTCACCCCCCATGTCTCCGCCTTCTAAGTCAACTTTACAGATCCAGCAACGTTTACAGCAGAAGTTCCAGATGGCATACAATATGTCTGAAagttctccttcttcacCACAAAGTCGGTCTAGCCTGAATCTGTCCAGATCGCAATTGCAAGATTTCGcattgaaaagaagcagGAGACCGGACTATAGAAAACACTCTGTTAgttctggctcttcttcGCAATCAACTGTGGTTCCTGTAGTACCtgttgaaggaagttcGAAAGTGCAGCTTAATCATGGCAGAAATACCGATTTGAGACACCTTTCTGGCCACGGAGAAGTTACGGGTGCGAGGAGTTCAACGCCTCCACCTCAAGTACCTCCCAAGACAATGAAATCATCTTCTAGTACATTGAAAGCGTCTTCCAATGCACAGAAGCTGTCTTTAAATGCACAGAAGTTGCCAGTTAGAAGAGACTCCAATTCTCGGGATTCGCAGCTTCTCTTTAGCTACAGAGCTCCTGTTGAACAAGCCGCTCCTTCTACTAGCGTCCGTGGTGGCGAATCACCTTATCCAACTTCACAGAGATCTCTGGCCCAAATTGAGAAGCAGTTTTCAGGAAAATATGGACCTACAAGTCTTTCAGCCAAGAAGGCTTCTCAAGCAATGCTTGGTAGACAAGATGGTAGTAAAACTGTAGATATAGAAAGACAACGTAGACACGAACAGAAGTCTTTGATGACAGGAAGCTCTCCCTACCATCGTTCTGGTTATCCACCGCAACAAAAGGCTCATCCTTCCGGctcttctacttctctGTCTCAAAGACCACAAGGCATGATTCCACAGAGTCAGCCACAAAGTCACCATCAGCATCAACATCGTCATCTGCCACCGCAGCAACCTCTTCGTGGTTTGCAGCAACAACCTCATCAAAGTattcaacagcaacagcaacagcagccaCTTAGTCTGCAACAACAGATCCAACAGatccaacagcaacagtatttgcaacaacaacaacagcaacagcaacagcaacagcaacaatacTTGCAACAGCACcagcaccagcaacagaagTATCCTAGTCATAGTGTTCAACAGCAGATGCCGTATccacagcagcaacagaGACAGCAACCTGAACAGAAAAGAACTAGACATCATTATAGAAGCCATCAAGGACAAGTTGAtcctcaacttcttcatcgtcaacAGAATCCAATTCAGCATttgcaacaacaacttccacaACAACAGTTTCTGTCCCAACAGATGTtacatcaacagcaacatcaGCTGAGAACACCTATATCACAGCAGAAGGCTCAGCGGACCTTACATCAGCCGTATGTAGTTCCTTCCCAGGTAAAGTCCAACCAATTGAGTCAGAATTTGGATATGTTGAGATCGGAGATCAACGAGTTCAAAGAGAGTTTGAACAAGACTGAACTTCCATCAAGTTCGGCAATGCGTTCTCATAATCAACAGCCAAGAAACATTGCAAGTTCTCCAACTAACGAAGCCCATGATGCCGATTTCAGCTTTGAATCAACTTATCAAGACTTGAGTTACGAGGACTCCCTTGGCATTGAAAAGCAAGTGCTCGAAGAACTAGGAAAACACGATGGACATCATCGTTACGAAGCAAGAACGATTGCTGGTAAGGAGCAAGTTCCAGATACCGACCAGTCGAAGAGGATCTCTCCTAGAAAGTCTCCGAAGAAGAGCCCTAACAAACATCACGTTTCTCCTGCGAAAACTGGTGTATCGACTACTCCTGAGATCTCTCCTGTTAAGAAGGTCAAGAGTGTAACTACCACACCAGACAATTCCAAGAATGATTCATTGACTCCAGACATTTCTCCTATCAAGGCAGCTGCAACTTCTACACCTTTGAAGACTTCTCCAGAGAAGTGCTCTGTGGAGGTATCTCACGACGAAAAAGCGAGAGATGAAAATTTCATCAGAATAGAACAAGGTTCTCTTCCATTATCCtctcaagttgaaaaacAGCCAACGAAGTCTCCTCCCAAGAGGAAAAGTAGTTCTCCTGTTAATGTGGAGCGTTCTGGCATTCAGTTTGGCGAAAATGATGAATCGAATCCGTTCCTTTTAGATACTTCTAAAGCACAGACTCCAGTTACCGAAGTTTTGCACAAATCCCGTGAAATTGAGCCAGAAATTCAAGCAAGAAATCCTCAGAGGCTTCTTGATAGAGCTGCAATTAGTGattcaacagaagaatTTAGTCCGGAGACTTCTCCCataaagaaaatgaagaagaaggcatcTTTTGGAATACTTCCTACTacaaatgtgaaaaatacaCCAACCagtgcttcttcaaatcctACAATAGATACTGCAAAAGACAAtacaaagaagatcaagaagaagaagtcatgGGGATGGTTGAGAGAACGTTCAGCCAGTCTTTCGTCTATAGATGCTCAAAACTTACCGCCTCTTCCTGAAAACAAGAGTGCTCCATCAAGATCATTTTCGAATCCTGAAATTGCATCTACTGATCTGGAAGATGAGGATATGGAAACGACTCCTAGAAGAACAGCAAGTGCTGGAACTCACACTGATTCTTCTGGAAAAGAGAACTTgatttccaaatttttcaagaagaaaaaggcTCCAGCCAGTGTTGGCAATGGAAATAGATCAAGTGCTTCATCTATCCGTAGTGTAGAGTCCAAGGAATCTGGAGTTACAGTGGACTACGAGTCGGATTCTGATATTAAGCtagtgaagaaaagtacagggttgttcaagaaaaagagcAAGGTCAAGctcttggaaaaggaaagGGAGAAGGTCAAGTCTACTTTAGACAGCTTGGatcttgatttgaagagagaATTAAACTCTCCTGATATGGAAATTGATACAGACAGCTACTTTGCTCacaacaaagaaaatgtcacTCCAGTTGAGCCAAAGGCTGTGGCAATGgacaaagagaaagaaaagactGAGAGTGTCGAATTTCATAAGGAAGAAAGTCCGGAAATACAAACCATTGAAACTCCTGCTCTACTAGAACTAGAGAATGAAGGCTTGGAAAATGATGAAatgaatgaagaagagagcAAACCACTGACTactcttgaagttcaagagaaattgaaaaaatcaATAAAGAGAACTTCAAAGGCTAACCAGCCTATTGAGTTCACTGATTCAGCCTTTGGATTTCCCTTGCCTCCGCCTTCACAGTCTACGTTGATAATGCTTGACTATCGATTCCCAGTGCATGTTGAACGTGCCATTTACCGTTTATCGcatttgaagttggccaacCCCAAAAGATCGTTGAGAGAGCAAGTGTTGCTTTCCAACTTCATGTATGCCTATCTTAACTTAGTAGATCATACGTTGCATATGGAACATATGTCCAATGGAGTCAGTCTAGActtagaagaagaggatgaaaatgaagagaaTGGGGCTCAGTTTGGTGACAATATTATTCAAGACGGAGACGATGAAGTGTTGCCAAACGGTGAACCCATACACATTGACTTGGATAtagttgatgttgaaaaCATTAATACTTCTAGCATTGAAGTATAG